From the Chryseobacterium sp. G0201 genome, the window ACTAAGATAAATCAGGGATTTTTTATGCGTGCCGAAAGCTTTTTCAACTTTGCAACTTATATAGATGAAGTAGCAGAACAAGATGCCCGGATTTTGGATGCTTATGGTGGAAAATCATTACATAAACAGTCTCATGGCGAGGCGTTTTTAGCATTATTTCATAATCATTTTGACAAAGGCATCTACATTTTAGACGAACCCGAATCTGCTCTTTCACCACAGCGTCAGCTTGCATTACTTTCCATAATTCATAAGTTGGAAAAAACCGGTAAAGCACAGTTTATCATTGCTACCCACTCCCCCATATTATTAAGTTATCCAGGCGCAACGATTTTTTCTTTAGACAAAAACCTTGAAATTATTAATTATAAAGATACCGAACATTATCAGATCACAAAAAACTTTTTAGATAATCCGGAATTATATTTTCGGCACTTATTCAGTGATAACGATATTTAAGACAGTGTTTTACTCGGTGACAATCCCTATTGTTTTTTTTTAAATACGAATGAAAAATGAGAAAGATCTTCAAAACCTTTGAAAATATTGAAATATAACCCACTGAAAACGAAAAGACTAAATCTCCGAACTATAAAATAAGGATAGTCTACCCACAAAAAAGACTAAAAAAATGTTTTATCCTAAAGAATTTTATATATTT encodes:
- a CDS encoding AAA family ATPase; amino-acid sequence: MTYLSRIYLKENHPKEFPFDLPIFKNGLDLKLKNNVTFFVGENGTGKSTLMESIADKCDFNLSGGNRNHNYEFHRTETTLSDFLILSWRTKINQGFFMRAESFFNFATYIDEVAEQDARILDAYGGKSLHKQSHGEAFLALFHNHFDKGIYILDEPESALSPQRQLALLSIIHKLEKTGKAQFIIATHSPILLSYPGATIFSLDKNLEIINYKDTEHYQITKNFLDNPELYFRHLFSDNDI